In a genomic window of Streptomyces pristinaespiralis:
- a CDS encoding glutamate decarboxylase: MALHQGTTGTEDHTPERRRLAVNPFFGPADPVGGRTAAPPTHRLPDGPMPPLTAYQLVHDELMLDGNSRLNLATFVTTWMEPQAADLMAECRDKNMIDKDEYPRTAELERRCVAMLADLWHAPDPASAVGCSTTGSSEACMLAGLALKRRWAKRNGDRYPAKARPNLVMGVNVQVCWEKFCNFWEVEARLVPMEGNRFHLDPQAAAELCDENTIGVVAVLGSTFDGSYEPVGELCAALDDLQERTGLDIPVHVDGASGAMVAPFLDEDLVWDFRLPRVCSINTSGHKYGLVYPGVGWALWRSPDELPEELVFRVNYLGGDMPTFALNFSRPGAQVVAQYYTFLRLGREGYRAVQHTARDVATGLAERIGALDDFRLLTRGDQLPVFAFTTAPDVTSFDVFDVSRRLRERGWLVPAYTFPANRRDLSVLRVVCRNGFSADLAELLLEDLRLLLPELRAQVRPLTRDAAQATAFHH, translated from the coding sequence ATGGCACTCCATCAGGGCACCACGGGGACCGAGGACCACACGCCGGAGCGGCGCCGGCTGGCGGTCAATCCCTTCTTCGGTCCGGCGGACCCGGTCGGCGGGCGGACGGCCGCCCCGCCCACGCACCGTCTCCCGGACGGCCCGATGCCGCCTCTCACGGCGTATCAGCTGGTGCACGACGAGCTGATGCTCGACGGGAACTCCCGCCTCAACCTCGCCACCTTCGTCACCACCTGGATGGAGCCGCAGGCGGCGGACCTGATGGCCGAGTGCCGGGACAAGAACATGATCGACAAGGACGAGTACCCCCGCACGGCCGAGCTGGAGCGCAGGTGTGTCGCGATGCTCGCGGACCTGTGGCACGCGCCGGACCCGGCCTCGGCCGTCGGCTGTTCGACGACCGGGTCGAGCGAGGCCTGCATGCTCGCCGGGCTGGCCCTCAAGCGGCGGTGGGCGAAGCGGAACGGCGACCGCTATCCGGCGAAGGCCCGGCCCAACCTGGTGATGGGCGTCAACGTGCAGGTCTGCTGGGAGAAGTTCTGCAACTTCTGGGAGGTCGAGGCTCGGCTCGTGCCCATGGAGGGGAACCGCTTCCACCTCGACCCGCAGGCCGCCGCCGAGTTGTGCGACGAGAACACCATCGGGGTGGTGGCGGTGCTCGGCTCGACCTTCGACGGCTCCTACGAGCCGGTCGGCGAGCTCTGCGCCGCGCTGGACGACCTCCAGGAGCGCACCGGCCTGGACATCCCGGTCCATGTCGACGGCGCGTCGGGCGCGATGGTCGCGCCCTTCCTCGACGAGGACCTCGTCTGGGACTTCCGGCTGCCGCGGGTGTGCTCCATCAACACCTCCGGGCACAAGTACGGCCTGGTCTACCCCGGCGTGGGGTGGGCGCTGTGGCGCTCGCCCGACGAACTCCCGGAGGAGCTGGTCTTCCGGGTGAACTACCTGGGCGGCGACATGCCGACCTTCGCCCTCAACTTCTCCCGCCCCGGCGCCCAGGTGGTGGCGCAGTACTACACGTTCCTTCGGCTGGGGCGCGAGGGTTACCGGGCCGTCCAGCACACGGCCCGTGATGTGGCGACGGGGCTCGCCGAACGGATCGGGGCGCTGGACGACTTCCGGCTGCTCACCCGGGGCGATCAGTTGCCCGTCTTCGCGTTCACCACCGCCCCCGACGTGACGTCCTTCGACGTCTTCGACGTGTCGCGGCGGCTGCGGGAGCGGGGATGGCTGGTTCCCGCCTACACCTTCCCGGCGAACCGCCGGGACCTCTCGGTGCTGCGGGTGGTCTGCCGCAACGGCTTCTCGGCGGACCTCGCGGAGCTGCTCCTGGAGGACCTGCGGCTGCTGCTTCCCGAACTGCGCGCGCAGGTGCGCCCTTTGACCAGGGATGCCGCGCAGGCCACGGCCTTCCACCACTGA
- a CDS encoding ABC transporter permease, with amino-acid sequence MSNYVLTDSWTMTRRELAHWARQPVQVVVGLVFPVMLLLMFGYLIGGGRGVDGAYVDFLIPGMLALTMAFGLEATMLAVTQDLNKGVIDRFRSMPMASSAVLVGRSFADMLQSALGLLVMIGVGHAIGWRWNGGFGALLGAVGLLLLLRFAMLWAGIHLAMVAGKPELVQAVQILVWPVGFLSNAFATPESMPGWLGAAVEWNPISATATTVRDLAGIPDVATGSFAAEHADVLAVAWPLLLVAVFFPLAVSRFRRLGR; translated from the coding sequence ATGAGCAACTACGTACTGACCGACTCCTGGACCATGACCCGGCGCGAACTGGCGCACTGGGCACGGCAGCCCGTGCAGGTCGTGGTCGGGCTCGTCTTCCCCGTGATGCTGCTGCTGATGTTCGGCTACCTGATCGGCGGCGGCCGGGGTGTGGACGGGGCCTACGTCGACTTCCTGATCCCGGGCATGCTGGCGTTGACCATGGCGTTCGGCCTCGAGGCGACGATGCTCGCGGTCACCCAGGACCTCAACAAGGGCGTCATCGACCGCTTCAGGTCCATGCCCATGGCGTCGTCCGCGGTGCTGGTCGGGCGCAGCTTCGCGGACATGCTCCAGTCGGCGCTCGGCCTGCTGGTCATGATCGGCGTCGGCCATGCCATCGGCTGGCGATGGAACGGCGGCTTCGGCGCGCTGCTCGGGGCCGTGGGGCTGCTCCTCCTGCTGCGCTTCGCGATGCTGTGGGCCGGCATCCACCTCGCGATGGTCGCGGGGAAGCCGGAGCTGGTGCAGGCCGTGCAGATCCTCGTCTGGCCGGTCGGCTTCCTGTCCAACGCCTTCGCGACGCCCGAGTCGATGCCCGGCTGGCTGGGCGCGGCCGTCGAGTGGAACCCGATCTCGGCGACGGCGACGACGGTCCGCGACCTCGCCGGCATCCCGGACGTGGCCACCGGCTCCTTCGCGGCGGAGCACGCGGACGTGCTGGCGGTGGCCTGGCCGCTGCTGCTGGTCGCGGTCTTCTTCCCGCTGGCGGTCTCCCGCTTCCGGCGTCTGGGCCGCTGA
- a CDS encoding daunorubicin resistance protein DrrA family ABC transporter ATP-binding protein: MTDAIVVEGVRKRYGDKHALDGLDLTVARGTVHGVLGPNGAGKTTAVRVMATLLRHDEGVVRVAGHDVRTQAGEVRKRIGLLGQHAAVDEELGGRQNLEMFGRLYHLGARRAGDRADELLERFDLADTGRKAVKLYSGGMRRRLDLAASLITDPEVLFLDEPTTGLDPRGRAEVWASVRSLVGAGTTVLLTTQYLEEADQLADRISVVDAGRVIAEGTADELKAKTGGDRIDVVLRDADRLALVASLLPGEATVDADRRLVSAPVSDRMAALTETVRALEAAGVEAEDLSIRRPTLDEVFLHLTKEHAA; encoded by the coding sequence ATGACGGACGCGATCGTCGTCGAGGGTGTACGGAAGCGGTACGGGGACAAGCACGCTCTGGACGGCCTGGACCTGACGGTGGCGCGCGGCACCGTGCACGGGGTGCTCGGACCCAACGGCGCGGGCAAGACCACCGCCGTGCGGGTCATGGCCACACTGCTGCGCCACGACGAGGGCGTGGTGCGCGTCGCCGGTCACGACGTACGCACCCAGGCCGGCGAGGTCCGCAAGCGGATCGGCCTGCTCGGGCAGCACGCGGCGGTCGACGAGGAGCTCGGCGGCCGGCAGAACCTCGAGATGTTCGGGCGGCTGTACCACCTCGGCGCACGCCGGGCGGGGGACAGGGCCGACGAACTGCTCGAGCGGTTCGACCTCGCGGACACCGGACGCAAGGCGGTCAAGCTCTACAGCGGCGGTATGCGCAGAAGGCTCGATCTGGCGGCCTCGCTGATCACCGACCCCGAAGTGCTGTTCCTCGACGAACCGACGACAGGGCTCGACCCCCGCGGCCGGGCCGAGGTGTGGGCGTCGGTGCGCTCCCTCGTCGGCGCCGGCACCACGGTGCTGCTGACCACGCAGTACCTGGAGGAGGCCGACCAGCTGGCCGACCGGATCTCGGTCGTCGACGCCGGACGGGTGATCGCCGAGGGCACGGCGGACGAGCTGAAGGCGAAGACCGGCGGCGACCGGATCGACGTGGTCCTGCGGGACGCGGACCGCCTCGCCCTTGTCGCCTCCCTGCTCCCCGGCGAGGCGACCGTGGACGCCGACCGGCGGCTGGTCAGCGCGCCGGTGAGCGACCGGATGGCCGCCCTGACCGAGACCGTGCGGGCACTGGAGGCGGCCGGTGTGGAGGCGGAGGACCTGTCCATCCGCCGTCCCACCCTCGACGAGGTCTTCCTCCACCTGACCAAGGAGCACGCGGCATGA
- a CDS encoding PadR family transcriptional regulator, whose product MSAIRLLVLGAVRQHGRAHGYQVRNDLEYWGAHEWSNAKPGSIYHALKQMAKQGLLHAHEIAPSTAGGPPRTEYEITERGTEEFFSLLRESLTAHDQKTDVLSAAIGFIVDLPRDEAVALLTERVRGLEQWRASVTEYWTPEEGPQSLGHIGEIMNMWVSSADFGAEWTRGLIRRIEEGAYTFAGEGEPFVGVRAEGEENPYATGEPHEGDLS is encoded by the coding sequence ATGTCAGCGATCCGGCTTCTCGTCCTGGGTGCCGTGCGCCAGCACGGACGGGCGCACGGCTACCAGGTCCGCAACGATCTCGAGTACTGGGGCGCCCACGAGTGGTCCAACGCCAAGCCGGGGTCGATCTATCACGCGCTGAAGCAGATGGCGAAGCAGGGGCTGTTGCACGCCCATGAGATCGCCCCGTCGACGGCGGGCGGCCCGCCGCGCACCGAGTACGAGATCACCGAGCGGGGCACCGAGGAGTTCTTCTCGCTCCTGCGCGAGTCCCTGACCGCGCACGACCAGAAGACGGACGTGCTCTCGGCCGCGATCGGGTTCATCGTCGACCTGCCGCGGGACGAGGCGGTGGCGCTGCTCACGGAGCGGGTGCGCGGTCTGGAGCAGTGGCGGGCTTCGGTGACGGAGTACTGGACGCCGGAAGAGGGTCCCCAGTCCCTGGGCCACATCGGCGAGATCATGAACATGTGGGTCTCGTCCGCCGACTTCGGCGCGGAGTGGACGCGCGGCCTGATCCGCCGGATCGAGGAGGGCGCCTACACCTTCGCGGGTGAGGGCGAGCCGTTCGTCGGGGTGCGGGCGGAGGGCGAGGAGAACCCTTACGCGACGGGCGAGCCGCATGAGGGCGATCTCAGCTAA
- a CDS encoding DinB family protein: protein MVTHVPAEAHGDERGALLSFVEAQRGALRRSVLGLTEEQAASRPSASELSLSGLLKHVAEMELNWLRMAQQRPNERQRSEETWGDSFRLVGDETVPGVLAFWDSVTKETEEFIRSVPSLDDTFPLPPAPWFPKDGRVSMRWLMMHLVEEIARHAGHADIIRESLDGKGAFDLVALEQGGDWGA, encoded by the coding sequence ATGGTCACCCACGTTCCCGCAGAGGCCCACGGTGACGAGCGCGGTGCGCTCCTGTCCTTCGTCGAGGCCCAGCGCGGCGCTCTCAGGCGCTCCGTCCTCGGGCTGACGGAGGAGCAGGCGGCGAGCCGGCCCAGCGCGAGCGAGCTGTCGCTGTCGGGGCTGCTCAAGCATGTGGCGGAGATGGAGCTGAACTGGCTGCGGATGGCGCAGCAGCGGCCGAACGAGAGGCAGCGCTCCGAGGAGACCTGGGGAGACAGCTTCCGCCTGGTCGGCGACGAGACCGTGCCGGGCGTGCTGGCCTTCTGGGACTCGGTCACGAAGGAGACGGAGGAGTTCATCCGCTCCGTGCCGAGCCTCGACGACACGTTCCCGCTGCCCCCGGCGCCCTGGTTCCCCAAGGACGGGCGGGTCTCGATGCGCTGGCTGATGATGCACCTGGTCGAGGAGATCGCCCGGCACGCGGGTCATGCGGACATCATCCGCGAGTCGCTGGACGGCAAGGGCGCCTTCGATCTGGTCGCGCTGGAGCAGGGAGGGGACTGGGGCGCGTGA
- a CDS encoding aldehyde dehydrogenase family protein — protein sequence MSFFTDLAQQYIDGEWRPGTGSWDIIDFNPYDDEKLASIPVATADEVDQAYRAAERAQREWADTNPYARRTVFERALRIIEDREQEITEAIVAELGGTRLKAAFELHLAKEFMREAVHLALRPEGRILPSPVDGKENRVYRVPVGVVGVISPFNFPFLLSVKSVAPALALGNAVVLKPHQNTPICGGTLVAKVFEEAGLPAGLLNVVITDIAEIGDALIAHPVPKVISFTGSDKVGRHVATVCAANFKHAILELGGNSALIVLDDADIDYAVDAAVFSRYVHQGQVCMAANRILVDRSVEKEFTEKFVAKVRTLKVGDPADPATHIGPLINSSQADAVTALVEQTVEAGATALLHGGTEGNLVSPSVLTGIPADSPVLTQEIFGPVALIVPFDGEDEAVRIANDTPYGLSGAVHTGDVERGVRLAKRVDTGMIHINDGTVHDEPIVPFGGEKHSGLGRLNGDSMLDAFTTQKWISVQHGRSRFPF from the coding sequence ATGTCCTTCTTCACCGATCTGGCCCAGCAGTACATAGACGGCGAGTGGAGGCCGGGCACCGGCTCCTGGGACATCATCGACTTCAATCCGTACGACGACGAGAAGCTCGCCTCCATCCCCGTGGCCACGGCCGACGAGGTGGACCAGGCCTACCGGGCGGCGGAGCGCGCGCAGCGGGAGTGGGCGGACACCAACCCGTACGCCCGACGGACCGTCTTCGAGCGGGCCCTGCGGATCATCGAGGACCGCGAGCAGGAGATCACGGAGGCGATCGTCGCGGAGCTCGGCGGCACCCGCCTCAAGGCCGCGTTCGAGCTGCACCTCGCCAAGGAGTTCATGCGCGAGGCGGTGCACCTGGCGCTGCGGCCGGAGGGGCGCATCCTGCCCTCGCCGGTCGACGGCAAGGAGAACCGCGTCTACCGGGTGCCGGTCGGCGTGGTGGGCGTCATCAGCCCCTTCAACTTCCCCTTCCTGCTGTCGGTCAAGTCGGTCGCCCCGGCGCTGGCCCTCGGCAACGCCGTGGTCCTCAAGCCGCACCAGAACACCCCGATCTGCGGTGGCACGCTGGTGGCCAAGGTGTTCGAGGAGGCGGGGCTGCCCGCCGGTCTGCTGAACGTCGTGATCACCGACATAGCCGAGATAGGCGACGCGCTCATAGCGCACCCCGTTCCGAAGGTGATCTCCTTCACCGGCTCCGACAAGGTGGGCCGGCACGTCGCCACCGTCTGCGCGGCCAACTTCAAGCACGCCATTCTCGAACTCGGCGGCAACAGCGCGCTGATCGTGCTCGACGACGCCGACATCGACTACGCGGTGGACGCCGCGGTCTTCAGCCGGTACGTGCACCAGGGCCAGGTCTGCATGGCCGCCAACCGCATCCTGGTGGACCGTTCGGTCGAGAAGGAGTTCACCGAGAAGTTCGTCGCCAAGGTGCGGACCCTCAAGGTGGGCGACCCGGCGGACCCGGCGACCCACATCGGCCCCCTCATCAACTCCTCCCAGGCGGACGCGGTCACCGCGCTGGTCGAGCAGACCGTGGAGGCGGGCGCGACGGCGCTGCTGCACGGCGGCACGGAGGGCAACCTCGTCTCCCCCTCGGTGCTCACCGGCATTCCCGCCGACTCTCCGGTGCTGACACAGGAGATCTTCGGCCCGGTGGCACTGATCGTCCCCTTCGACGGCGAGGACGAGGCGGTCAGGATCGCCAACGACACGCCGTACGGCCTGAGCGGCGCCGTGCACACCGGTGACGTGGAGCGGGGTGTGCGGCTCGCCAAGCGGGTGGACACCGGGATGATCCACATCAATGACGGCACCGTGCACGACGAGCCGATCGTGCCCTTCGGCGGCGAGAAGCACTCCGGTCTCGGCAGGCTGAACGGCGACTCGATGCTGGACGCCTTCACCACCCAGAAGTGGATCTCGGTCCAGCACGGGCGCTCGCGCTTCCCGTTCTGA
- a CDS encoding helix-turn-helix domain-containing protein, with protein MGRVEAVAAGESAWSWEQSRAEGPGGGSVVRRILLGSQLRRLRESRGITREAAGYSIRASESKISRMELGRVSFKARDVEDLLTLYGVADDSERDALLGLAKEANVAGWWHSFGDVLPGWFQTYIGLEGAASLIRIYEVQFVHGLLQTEAYAHAVVTRGMPDAPRAEIDRRVALRLERQKTLVSERAPHLHAVLDEAALRRPYGDRAVMQAQLRHLIEVSEHPNITLQVVPFSFGGHAGESGAFTMLRFPESDLSDIVYLEQLTSALYLDKREEVAQYERVMERLTEDSPDPAETRDLLRGLLQLI; from the coding sequence ATGGGGAGGGTCGAAGCCGTGGCAGCAGGCGAGTCAGCGTGGTCGTGGGAACAGTCCCGTGCCGAGGGCCCGGGCGGAGGTTCGGTGGTGCGGCGCATCCTGCTGGGCTCGCAGCTCAGAAGGCTCAGGGAATCGCGTGGCATCACGCGAGAGGCGGCCGGCTACTCGATCCGCGCGTCCGAATCCAAGATCAGCCGTATGGAGTTGGGCCGGGTGAGCTTCAAGGCGCGCGACGTGGAGGACCTGCTGACGCTCTACGGCGTCGCCGACGACAGCGAACGCGACGCGCTGCTCGGACTCGCCAAGGAGGCCAACGTCGCCGGCTGGTGGCACAGCTTCGGTGACGTACTGCCCGGCTGGTTCCAGACATACATCGGGCTCGAGGGCGCCGCCTCGCTGATCCGTATCTACGAGGTGCAGTTCGTGCACGGGCTGCTGCAGACGGAGGCGTACGCTCACGCCGTCGTCACCCGCGGCATGCCGGACGCGCCCCGCGCCGAGATCGATCGCCGGGTCGCGCTGCGCCTGGAGCGCCAGAAGACCCTCGTCTCCGAGCGCGCCCCGCACCTGCACGCCGTGCTGGACGAGGCCGCCCTGCGCCGCCCGTACGGTGACCGGGCGGTGATGCAGGCCCAGCTGCGCCATCTGATCGAGGTCTCGGAGCACCCGAACATCACGCTCCAGGTGGTGCCCTTCAGTTTCGGCGGCCACGCGGGCGAGAGCGGCGCGTTCACCATGCTGCGCTTCCCGGAGTCGGACCTCTCCGACATCGTCTACCTCGAGCAGCTGACCAGCGCGCTGTATCTGGACAAGCGCGAGGAGGTCGCCCAGTACGAGCGGGTGATGGAAAGGCTGACCGAGGACAGTCCTGATCCGGCCGAGACCCGGGACCTTCTTCGGGGTCTCCTCCAACTCATCTGA
- a CDS encoding ATP-binding protein, producing the protein MGPNGSTMLEPLRQGLPPFDPAAVSSSASCALPARFEAVRGARLFTKNTLGQWQLDERFDDVALVVSELVTNALRHALPSDGAPHEPAKEAPVRLHLMRWTGRLVCAVRDPSHDGPRSRQSEEDFAAESGRGLFLVDSFSDGWGWHPLAGSLRGKVVWALFRLN; encoded by the coding sequence ATGGGACCGAATGGATCCACCATGCTCGAGCCGTTACGGCAGGGCCTTCCCCCCTTCGACCCCGCGGCCGTCTCGAGTTCCGCCTCGTGTGCCCTGCCCGCCCGCTTCGAAGCGGTGCGCGGCGCCCGCCTGTTCACCAAGAACACACTGGGCCAGTGGCAGCTCGACGAACGCTTCGACGATGTCGCCCTGGTCGTGTCCGAGCTCGTGACCAACGCCCTGCGGCACGCCCTGCCCTCCGACGGCGCCCCGCACGAGCCCGCGAAAGAGGCTCCGGTCCGGCTGCACCTGATGCGGTGGACCGGCCGACTGGTGTGCGCGGTGCGCGACCCCAGCCACGACGGCCCCCGGTCGCGGCAGTCCGAGGAGGACTTCGCCGCCGAGTCCGGCCGCGGACTGTTCCTGGTCGACTCCTTCAGCGACGGCTGGGGCTGGCACCCGCTCGCCGGGTCGCTCCGCGGCAAGGTCGTCTGGGCACTGTTCCGTCTGAACTAG
- a CDS encoding DUF397 domain-containing protein, which yields MHQVYNGMAATELRGVVWQKSRHSNSQGSCVELARLPDGDVAMRNSRHPDGPALVYTPAEIEALLLGVKDGEFDHLIAGA from the coding sequence GTGCACCAGGTCTACAACGGCATGGCGGCGACGGAGCTTCGCGGGGTCGTCTGGCAGAAGAGCCGGCACAGCAATTCGCAGGGTTCGTGCGTGGAGCTGGCCAGGCTGCCGGACGGCGACGTGGCGATGCGCAATTCGCGGCACCCCGACGGGCCCGCGCTCGTCTACACGCCCGCCGAGATAGAAGCGCTGCTTCTGGGCGTCAAGGACGGGGAGTTCGATCACCTGATCGCGGGGGCGTGA
- the rpsR gene encoding 30S ribosomal protein S18 — MSPRRKDPRTPLKSRPNPLDRARITYIDYKDTDLLRKFISDRGKIRSRRVTRVSAQQQRQLARAIKNAREMALLPYTSGSAG; from the coding sequence ATGTCACCCCGCCGCAAGGACCCGCGCACCCCGCTCAAGTCCCGCCCCAATCCGCTGGACCGGGCCCGCATCACCTACATCGACTACAAGGACACCGATCTGCTGCGGAAGTTCATCTCCGACCGGGGGAAGATCCGCAGTCGCCGGGTGACCCGGGTGAGTGCCCAGCAGCAGCGGCAACTGGCCCGCGCCATCAAGAACGCGAGGGAGATGGCGCTGCTGCCCTACACCTCCGGCTCGGCCGGCTGA
- a CDS encoding CobW family GTP-binding protein — MTLPVALVGGLHSDARRATVERLLAAVPGSVALHHDLSTAGRGTVLRTVRDARGVRDTGETPLVNDCACCALREDLVPELARLATDGATGLAIVELWDSVEPKAMAEVIAAHGGEGLALTSVMTAVDPALLLPYLANGDDLADAGLAAAATDRRTIADTWARQLEYPPVLALVDSDDADDEDRALLTQLHPTARRIAVDGEELVAAAVAGFDVEAAAAAQHPACALLPQEADDCGVATYVWHHCRPFHPERLYQALEDLTCAAARSRGRFWLADRPDTLLAWDAAGGALCVESAGPWLASLPDAAWEMVPPVRRAAAALDWHPEHGDRCQHLVFTSPGLDRDGLEQLLESCLLTDAEYAAGREAWKRLPPAFDSLLEV, encoded by the coding sequence GTGACGCTGCCCGTCGCACTCGTCGGCGGGCTCCACTCCGACGCCCGCCGGGCCACCGTGGAACGGCTGCTCGCCGCGGTGCCCGGCAGCGTCGCCCTCCACCACGACCTCTCGACCGCCGGGCGGGGCACGGTCCTCAGGACCGTCCGCGACGCGCGGGGTGTCCGGGACACCGGCGAGACGCCGCTCGTCAACGACTGTGCCTGCTGCGCTCTGCGTGAGGACCTGGTGCCCGAACTGGCGCGGCTCGCCACGGACGGCGCCACCGGCCTCGCGATCGTCGAGCTGTGGGACTCGGTCGAGCCCAAGGCCATGGCCGAGGTGATCGCCGCGCACGGCGGCGAAGGCCTCGCCCTGACCTCGGTGATGACCGCCGTGGACCCCGCACTTCTGCTGCCGTATCTCGCCAACGGCGACGACCTCGCCGACGCGGGCCTCGCCGCCGCGGCCACGGACCGGCGCACGATCGCGGACACCTGGGCGCGTCAGCTGGAGTACCCGCCGGTCCTCGCCCTCGTCGACAGCGACGACGCGGACGACGAGGACCGCGCGCTGCTCACGCAGCTGCACCCGACGGCCCGCCGGATCGCGGTGGACGGCGAGGAGCTGGTCGCCGCGGCCGTCGCCGGGTTCGACGTGGAGGCGGCCGCCGCCGCGCAGCATCCGGCCTGCGCCCTGCTGCCGCAGGAGGCCGACGACTGCGGCGTCGCCACCTATGTGTGGCACCACTGCCGGCCCTTCCATCCCGAACGCCTCTACCAGGCGCTGGAGGACCTGACCTGCGCTGCGGCCCGCAGCCGCGGCCGGTTCTGGCTCGCCGACCGGCCCGACACCCTGCTGGCCTGGGACGCGGCCGGTGGCGCGCTCTGCGTCGAGAGCGCGGGGCCCTGGCTCGCCTCGCTGCCCGACGCCGCCTGGGAGATGGTCCCGCCGGTGCGCCGGGCGGCCGCCGCGCTGGACTGGCACCCCGAGCACGGCGACCGCTGCCAGCACCTGGTGTTCACCTCGCCGGGGCTCGACCGCGACGGACTCGAGCAGCTGCTCGAGTCGTGCCTGCTGACCGACGCCGAGTACGCCGCGGGCCGCGAGGCCTGGAAGCGGCTGCCGCCCGCCTTCGACTCCCTCCTGGAGGTCTGA
- a CDS encoding type B 50S ribosomal protein L31, which translates to MKPGIHPPYAPVVFRDKAAGFAFLTRSTATSDRTVDWEDGNTYPVIDVEISSASHPFYTGTARVLDTAGRVERFERRYGGRR; encoded by the coding sequence ATGAAGCCCGGTATCCACCCGCCGTACGCGCCCGTGGTCTTCCGCGACAAGGCCGCCGGCTTCGCCTTCCTGACCCGGTCGACGGCCACCAGCGACAGGACCGTCGACTGGGAGGACGGCAACACCTACCCGGTCATCGACGTGGAGATCTCCTCCGCGAGCCACCCCTTCTACACGGGGACGGCACGCGTGCTCGACACCGCCGGCCGCGTCGAGCGCTTCGAGCGCCGGTACGGAGGCCGACGGTGA
- the rpmG gene encoding 50S ribosomal protein L33, producing MARNDIRPVIKLRSTAGTGYTYVTRKNRRNDPDRLTLRKYDPVAGRHVDFREER from the coding sequence ATGGCTCGCAACGACATCCGCCCGGTCATCAAGCTCCGCTCCACCGCGGGCACCGGCTACACCTACGTCACCCGCAAGAACCGCCGTAACGACCCCGACCGGCTGACCCTTCGCAAGTACGACCCGGTCGCCGGCCGCCACGTCGACTTCCGAGAGGAGCGCTGA
- the rpmB gene encoding 50S ribosomal protein L28: MSAHCMLTGAQPGFGNRISHSHRRTSRRFDPNIQRKRYWLPGEGRHVRLTLSARAVKTVDVIGVEAAVARIRARGVKI; this comes from the coding sequence ATGTCCGCGCACTGCATGCTGACCGGGGCACAGCCCGGCTTCGGCAACCGGATCTCCCACTCGCACCGGCGCACGTCCCGCCGCTTCGACCCGAACATCCAGCGCAAGCGCTACTGGCTCCCCGGCGAGGGCCGCCATGTCCGCCTCACGCTCAGCGCCCGGGCGGTCAAGACCGTCGACGTCATCGGCGTCGAGGCCGCCGTCGCCCGGATCCGCGCCCGGGGAGTGAAGATCTGA
- the rpsN gene encoding 30S ribosomal protein S14 — MAKRSKVARNEHRKAVVERYAARRAELKEIIRRPDTSEADRRAAQAELRRQPRDASPTRVRNRDGVDGRPRGHLRKFGLSRVRMREQAHAGFLPGVRKSSW, encoded by the coding sequence ATGGCGAAGAGGAGCAAGGTCGCACGCAACGAGCACCGCAAGGCGGTCGTCGAGCGCTATGCCGCGCGGCGGGCGGAGTTGAAGGAGATCATCCGCAGGCCGGACACGAGCGAGGCCGACCGGCGCGCCGCACAGGCGGAGTTGCGACGTCAGCCGCGCGACGCCAGCCCGACGCGCGTCCGCAACAGGGACGGGGTGGACGGCCGGCCCCGCGGCCACCTGCGGAAGTTCGGGCTCTCCAGGGTGCGGATGCGTGAGCAGGCGCACGCCGGCTTCCTTCCCGGAGTACGCAAGTCCTCCTGGTAG